CACCGGTGATGCAGATGGCAGTCACGTTGAAAACAAAATCCTCGCGGCGGCGACCTGCCTTGGCCAATGACTTGTTCACCGCTGGCAATTGCACATCACGCAGGAAGGGCACCGTGTTGAACGGATGAACCAGCAGGCCATCGGCCACCTGTCCTGCCACGGCAGTCATAGCCGGACCCAGCGCGCCCAGCACGATGCGAGGGCGGCCGCAGTCGAGCGGCCCCGGGTTGAACATGGGCGTCATCAGCGTGTGGCGAAAAAACTCGCCTTCAAACTTGAGAGCGTCGCCGTCCTGCCAGCAATCAAAGAACGCCCTTACCGCCATGATATACTCGCGCATGCGGGCCGCCGGTCGGTCAAAGGCGACGCCGAAGCGGCGCTCGATGTGAGCCCGCACCTGCGAGCCGAGGCCAAGCGAAAACCTGCCTCCCGAAAAACGCTGCAGGTCCCAGGCCTGGCTGGCCACGTGGTAGGGGTTGCGCGGAAAGGCTACCGCGATGCCCGTGCTGATATCCAGTTCAGGCGCAGCCTGCGACGCCAGCAGCAGGGGGAAAAACGGATCGCGACTGCCCTCGAGCGAGTACACGCCGTCAAAACCAGCCTCGCGCCTGCCCACAGCCTCCTGCCCGACCTCGGCCAGGTCAGAGTAAAGTGGCCCGTCTATCTTCACCCCGTCAAACCCGGCACGCGCGCGGCTACCTCAGGGTAACCGC
This DNA window, taken from Candidatus Binatota bacterium, encodes the following:
- a CDS encoding TIGR03617 family F420-dependent LLM class oxidoreductase, which encodes MKIDGPLYSDLAEVGQEAVGRREAGFDGVYSLEGSRDPFFPLLLASQAAPELDISTGIAVAFPRNPYHVASQAWDLQRFSGGRFSLGLGSQVRAHIERRFGVAFDRPAARMREYIMAVRAFFDCWQDGDALKFEGEFFRHTLMTPMFNPGPLDCGRPRIVLGALGPAMTAVAGQVADGLLVHPFNTVPFLRDVQLPAVNKSLAKAGRRREDFVFNVTAICITGANEEQMRAAYEGVRSLLAFYGSTPAYRRPMEAVGYGELQPELNKLTRENRWDELPQLVDDSMVEHFAVVGEPQQLGARLAERYAGLADSLGIYAPYAAEPGLWREVTAGTRRAFAEHEGNNA